From Synoicihabitans lomoniglobus, the proteins below share one genomic window:
- a CDS encoding M23 family metallopeptidase — MRLLLPVWFSLFLVGLASGQDDARMKLSWPTTNYAYARGERIENFIQPTVSGLATSGLFGCVRSSGTQFHEALDLMPIERDRRGEPTDEVHVVLDGVVRHVNARAGASSYGRYVVVEHVDAEPAIYTLYAHLASIDPAVVVGSTVERSQVLGIMGRSAGGYTIPKERAHVHFEMGLRLTDNFQSWYDWKKFGSKNTHGAYNGMNLVGFDPLAFYDAFRAQKVDTFADFLRGLEPVAIVRIATTKTPDFVKRYPSLVGATVPAGDLAGWEISFNQHGVPFAWRALRKAAVKDYKRLESRVVWRDSDALRACRCKDLVRKRWGHYRPDSDMQRNLQLLLGLRR, encoded by the coding sequence ATGCGGCTGTTGCTCCCAGTGTGGTTTTCCCTGTTTCTCGTGGGCCTGGCGTCCGGGCAGGATGACGCCCGGATGAAGCTTTCCTGGCCGACGACCAACTACGCCTACGCCCGGGGGGAGCGGATTGAGAACTTTATTCAGCCCACCGTTTCCGGACTCGCCACCTCGGGGCTGTTTGGCTGCGTGCGTTCCAGCGGCACCCAATTCCACGAGGCGCTCGACCTCATGCCGATCGAACGCGATCGGCGCGGCGAACCGACGGACGAAGTCCACGTCGTGCTCGATGGGGTGGTGCGGCATGTCAACGCCCGCGCCGGTGCCAGCAGCTATGGCCGCTACGTGGTGGTCGAGCACGTCGATGCCGAACCGGCCATTTACACGCTTTACGCTCATCTGGCTTCCATCGATCCCGCGGTGGTGGTCGGGAGCACCGTCGAGCGCTCGCAAGTGCTCGGCATCATGGGACGCAGTGCGGGAGGCTATACGATTCCGAAGGAGCGCGCCCACGTGCATTTTGAGATGGGACTGCGGCTGACTGATAACTTCCAGAGTTGGTATGACTGGAAGAAATTCGGCAGCAAAAACACGCATGGGGCCTACAACGGCATGAACCTCGTCGGGTTCGACCCGCTGGCGTTTTACGATGCCTTTCGTGCTCAAAAAGTCGATACGTTCGCCGACTTCCTGCGCGGTTTGGAACCGGTGGCGATTGTCCGGATTGCGACCACCAAAACACCGGATTTCGTGAAGCGTTACCCATCGTTGGTCGGAGCGACGGTGCCGGCGGGCGATCTCGCCGGTTGGGAGATTTCGTTCAACCAACACGGGGTGCCCTTCGCGTGGCGGGCGCTGCGCAAGGCCGCCGTGAAAGACTACAAGCGACTCGAATCGCGGGTGGTGTGGCGCGACTCCGATGCGCTCCGCGCCTGCCGTTGCAAGGACTTGGTGCGCAAACGCTGGGGGCACTATCGGCCGGACAGTGACATGCAGCGGAACCTGCAACTCCTGCTGGGCTTACGCCGCTAA
- a CDS encoding BNR-4 repeat-containing protein produces the protein MIKHFRNFPHEISFWARIGWGGLMLLCAGARLGWAADLEVLSAAGSGRATAYVESPKIISFGDRTHVAWLDSSADGFRVQIRTLDQVTGQWGDKVTLGPAEDNHGGPALTIDAAGYLHVLYYSHHHPFRYRRSVRPNDASEWTPNEEFGHNLTYPGLVCAADGSLIMVARRSYEDRPWELELWRKSPGEAWSRQGPVLRSRHTDYAQFAASLAWSPDHKTLHLGARILELPTGELSLMHAGVVHLTSTDDGLTWSNAAGTTLREAATIDTAQPLATGSTDQSRILHVGSIDVGPAGEVAIPYNVRVQETSQSWIAIKSPAQTTWRHHALNRFLPHGWRDAALLMHGGVAYGNTGRLVVTGVVMRMAPDSTAWGEPSTEVVRFVSVDGGETFTSRIVGEVDPDVPHWMPNIERRTGFNKVGVEPALIYTAGERGDALKDQLSNRVLWVPGVGN, from the coding sequence ATGATAAAGCACTTCCGTAACTTTCCGCATGAAATTTCATTCTGGGCGCGAATCGGCTGGGGCGGACTGATGTTGCTCTGCGCGGGCGCACGACTCGGCTGGGCCGCCGACCTCGAGGTTCTTTCGGCCGCGGGTTCCGGCCGGGCAACGGCCTATGTGGAATCGCCGAAAATCATCAGCTTCGGGGACCGCACGCATGTGGCGTGGCTGGACTCGTCGGCCGACGGATTTCGGGTGCAAATCCGGACCCTTGATCAGGTCACGGGGCAATGGGGAGATAAGGTGACGTTGGGTCCGGCCGAGGATAATCACGGCGGGCCGGCGCTCACGATCGACGCCGCGGGCTACCTGCACGTGCTGTATTATTCGCATCACCACCCGTTCCGCTACCGACGTTCCGTGCGACCCAATGATGCGTCGGAGTGGACGCCGAACGAAGAATTTGGCCACAATCTCACTTACCCCGGCCTGGTGTGCGCGGCCGACGGCTCTTTAATTATGGTGGCCCGTCGCAGCTACGAGGATCGCCCGTGGGAGTTGGAGTTGTGGCGGAAATCGCCCGGCGAAGCGTGGAGCCGGCAAGGACCGGTATTGCGTTCCCGGCATACGGATTATGCGCAGTTTGCCGCGTCGCTCGCCTGGAGTCCGGATCACAAAACCCTGCATCTGGGCGCCCGGATTCTCGAACTGCCCACCGGCGAACTTTCGCTCATGCACGCGGGAGTGGTGCATCTCACCAGCACCGATGACGGGCTCACGTGGAGCAACGCCGCAGGCACCACGTTGCGCGAAGCGGCCACCATTGATACCGCCCAACCGTTGGCGACGGGCTCGACTGATCAGTCCCGTATCCTCCACGTTGGGTCGATCGATGTCGGCCCGGCGGGCGAGGTCGCAATCCCCTACAATGTGCGCGTGCAGGAAACGTCGCAGTCGTGGATCGCGATCAAGTCGCCTGCCCAAACCACTTGGCGACATCATGCGCTGAACCGCTTCTTACCCCACGGCTGGCGAGATGCCGCGTTGTTGATGCATGGCGGCGTGGCCTACGGTAATACGGGTCGCCTGGTCGTGACGGGAGTCGTGATGCGCATGGCTCCCGACAGCACCGCATGGGGTGAACCCAGCACGGAAGTCGTGCGATTCGTTTCCGTCGATGGCGGCGAAACCTTTACGTCCCGGATCGTGGGGGAGGTGGATCCCGACGTTCCCCACTGGATGCCCAACATCGAGCGCCGCACGGGCTTCAATAAAGTAGGCGTGGAGCCGGCGTTGATTTACACGGCGGGCGAGCGGGGAGACGCGCTGAAGGATCAACTCTCCAATCGCGTGCTGTGGGTGCCCGGCGTTGGAAATTAG
- a CDS encoding CHRD domain-containing protein: protein MTTTLLKRTVIAFFLTAIITLPATAARIRLSANLDAAQETPASASTATGMAEMWYDTATNTFNLTVNVTGMANLVTGSHLHEAPAGSSGGVVTGLGAETVYTRNGDDLSASFSGLSYGGDPATLLAGGAYVNIHSAIFPGGEIRGQLWADPVQLWAKLSPEQETATVESDAYGAAQMTLYPVTGKFELIVFAYNFTNTFAASHIHEGAVGTNGGVVNGLGGAADYNQNGNTYSQVWNDVDYAGDMMTLLNGGAYINIHSDVHAGGEIRGQLWASEAGRTASHLSNVSSRGAVGAGDASLVVGFVIEGTEPLTVIVTGRGPVLTEFGVVGALADPVLYVHDRWGNQIFWNDNAADTTYLQPITESGFAPTVAAEAAAILLLPPGPHTMTVKGAGDTTGIALAEAFQQNNN, encoded by the coding sequence ATGACAACTACGCTACTCAAACGCACCGTTATCGCCTTTTTCCTCACGGCGATAATCACCCTCCCCGCCACCGCCGCGCGTATCCGCCTGTCGGCCAACCTCGACGCCGCGCAGGAAACCCCCGCCAGCGCATCCACCGCCACCGGCATGGCGGAAATGTGGTATGACACGGCCACCAATACCTTCAATCTCACCGTGAACGTAACCGGCATGGCGAACCTCGTCACCGGCTCCCATTTGCATGAAGCCCCCGCCGGTTCCTCCGGTGGCGTTGTGACCGGCCTCGGGGCCGAAACCGTTTACACCCGCAACGGCGATGATTTGTCGGCGTCGTTCTCCGGACTTTCCTACGGTGGCGACCCCGCCACGCTGCTCGCGGGTGGTGCCTATGTGAACATTCACAGTGCCATTTTTCCGGGAGGCGAAATTCGCGGACAACTTTGGGCCGATCCCGTGCAACTCTGGGCCAAACTCAGCCCGGAACAGGAAACCGCCACCGTCGAAAGCGACGCCTATGGAGCCGCCCAAATGACGCTCTACCCTGTGACGGGTAAGTTCGAGCTCATCGTGTTCGCCTACAACTTCACCAACACGTTCGCCGCCTCACACATCCACGAGGGCGCCGTCGGCACCAACGGCGGTGTGGTCAACGGATTGGGCGGGGCGGCCGACTACAACCAAAACGGCAACACCTACTCCCAAGTCTGGAATGACGTGGACTACGCGGGCGACATGATGACCCTGCTCAACGGCGGGGCCTACATCAACATCCACTCCGACGTGCACGCGGGCGGCGAGATTCGCGGCCAACTGTGGGCCTCCGAAGCTGGCCGCACGGCCTCGCATTTGTCCAATGTCTCCAGCCGTGGGGCCGTCGGTGCGGGCGACGCTTCGCTTGTCGTCGGTTTCGTCATCGAAGGCACGGAACCGTTGACGGTGATTGTCACCGGCCGGGGCCCCGTGCTCACCGAGTTTGGCGTGGTAGGCGCCCTGGCCGATCCCGTGCTCTACGTCCATGATCGGTGGGGCAATCAGATCTTCTGGAACGATAACGCCGCCGACACGACCTACCTGCAGCCGATCACGGAAAGTGGATTTGCGCCGACGGTCGCCGCGGAAGCTGCCGCCATCCTGTTGCTCCCGCCCGGCCCACACACCATGACGGTCAAGGGAGCCGGTGACACCACGGGCATCGCCCTCGCCGAGGCTTTCCAGCAGAATAATAACTAG
- the nadA gene encoding quinolinate synthase NadA, whose translation MPAVLDYEPLIIAPRAAPPALTAIQEEILALKKERNAVILAHNYQIESIQQVADYVGDSLGLSYQAQAAEADVILFCGVHFMAETAKIVNPGRTVLLPDLDAGCSLSDSCPADRLAAYKAEHPEVYVVAYINCSAGVKALSDVICTSGNAMKIVNQVPADRPILFVPDQNLGQWVSQQTGRTMQLWPGSCYAHVQFTTAAIEKIRLQFPDAPVVAHPECVQAVRDLADEVCSTELMVKFAKETPAERIIVVTESGMLHRLQKDVPHKTFIAGPTNTCACNDCRFMKMNTIEKVRDALKNMAPAIDVPESVRTAALTPIQRMLDWSKV comes from the coding sequence ATGCCTGCTGTTCTTGACTACGAACCATTGATCATCGCGCCGCGCGCTGCGCCGCCGGCGTTGACGGCAATCCAAGAGGAGATCCTTGCGCTTAAGAAAGAGCGCAACGCCGTCATTCTCGCGCACAATTACCAGATCGAATCCATCCAACAGGTGGCCGATTACGTGGGCGACTCGCTGGGGCTGTCCTATCAAGCGCAAGCCGCCGAAGCCGACGTGATCCTGTTTTGTGGCGTCCATTTCATGGCCGAAACCGCCAAGATCGTGAATCCCGGGCGCACCGTGCTCCTGCCCGATCTCGACGCCGGTTGCTCGCTTTCCGACTCGTGCCCGGCCGACCGTCTCGCCGCCTACAAGGCCGAGCATCCCGAGGTCTATGTGGTGGCTTACATCAATTGTTCCGCCGGAGTAAAAGCGCTCAGCGACGTGATCTGCACCAGCGGCAACGCGATGAAAATCGTCAACCAAGTGCCCGCCGATCGCCCCATTCTCTTCGTGCCCGACCAGAATCTCGGTCAATGGGTCAGCCAGCAAACCGGCCGCACCATGCAGCTGTGGCCGGGCAGTTGCTACGCCCACGTGCAGTTTACCACGGCGGCCATTGAGAAAATCCGCCTGCAGTTTCCCGATGCGCCCGTCGTCGCCCACCCGGAGTGCGTGCAAGCCGTGCGCGATCTGGCCGACGAGGTTTGCTCGACCGAGCTCATGGTGAAGTTTGCCAAGGAAACCCCCGCCGAGCGCATCATTGTGGTGACGGAAAGCGGCATGCTGCACCGCCTGCAAAAGGATGTGCCGCACAAGACCTTCATCGCCGGCCCGACCAACACCTGCGCCTGCAACGATTGTCGCTTCATGAAAATGAACACGATCGAGAAGGTCCGCGATGCGTTGAAAAACATGGCCCCGGCCATCGACGTCCCCGAATCCGTGCGCACCGCTGCCCTCACGCCCATCCAGCGCATGCTGGATTGGAGCAAGGTGTGA
- a CDS encoding TPR end-of-group domain-containing protein, with protein MARKEDPEWEIGFFESVLRRDPRYVDVVAILGGLYTKTGRIADGLKMDRRMVRLCPRDATAHYNLACSLVLTDRHRDALKTLRRAIELGYVDFDWMENDPDLAPLHDYQVFRDMINLLKSI; from the coding sequence ATGGCCCGCAAGGAAGATCCCGAATGGGAAATCGGCTTTTTTGAGTCCGTCCTGCGACGCGACCCGCGTTACGTCGACGTCGTGGCAATCCTCGGCGGACTCTACACCAAAACCGGCCGCATCGCCGACGGGTTGAAAATGGACCGCCGCATGGTGCGTCTGTGTCCCCGCGATGCCACGGCTCACTACAATCTCGCCTGCTCGCTCGTGCTCACCGACCGGCATCGCGATGCGCTGAAGACGCTGCGCCGCGCCATCGAATTGGGCTACGTGGACTTCGACTGGATGGAAAACGATCCCGACCTCGCGCCCCTTCACGACTACCAGGTCTTCCGCGACATGATCAACCTGCTCAAATCGATCTGA
- a CDS encoding Fur family transcriptional regulator, producing the protein MSNDAAREKFKSYLGTKALRVTNQRLAIFEAAFAQTEHFTAEELLDHARAIDDSVSRATVYRTLPIMVESALLREIDIGKNIKFYLPNVEGGTEVAQVICLDCDKIFEIDAPFMEWYGNSVASKVGLRPVSQRLQVSARCDALRDAGVCKHRSA; encoded by the coding sequence GTGAGCAACGACGCCGCGCGCGAAAAATTCAAATCCTACCTCGGCACCAAAGCCTTGCGCGTGACCAACCAACGCCTGGCGATTTTCGAAGCCGCGTTTGCCCAAACGGAGCACTTCACCGCCGAGGAGCTGCTGGACCACGCCCGGGCCATCGATGATTCGGTGTCCCGCGCCACCGTTTATCGCACCCTGCCGATCATGGTCGAGAGCGCCCTGCTGCGGGAAATCGACATCGGCAAGAACATCAAATTTTACCTGCCCAACGTCGAGGGCGGCACCGAAGTCGCGCAGGTCATCTGCCTCGATTGCGACAAGATTTTCGAAATCGATGCCCCCTTCATGGAGTGGTATGGCAACTCCGTCGCTTCCAAAGTCGGCCTGCGCCCCGTGTCGCAGCGCCTCCAGGTATCGGCCCGGTGCGACGCCCTGCGCGATGCCGGTGTCTGCAAACACCGCTCCGCCTGA
- a CDS encoding DsbA family protein, translating into MPAVFPSPLIILTGLSLLVQTACAADPAAAEPDVATEMRRIREDITTHPLSLSAGNLTGDAVIISFFDYQCDHCKAAYPLLHDFVANDGKVRVVYVNYPFIGRDSFRAGLAVEAARAQGRAVPLHDALLRDDDTLDDARILDLATLVGLDPAALEEEMREREKSLLDHLPQVTAWFEELQLEGTPVLVIGDQQLHGAVEVTQLAAAVSHVRATAQLTP; encoded by the coding sequence ATGCCCGCCGTTTTTCCCTCCCCCCTGATTATCCTGACCGGGCTTTCGCTGCTCGTGCAGACTGCGTGCGCCGCTGATCCGGCGGCTGCCGAACCTGATGTCGCGACGGAAATGCGTCGAATTCGGGAGGACATCACGACCCACCCGCTCTCGCTCTCCGCCGGTAACCTGACCGGCGACGCGGTCATTATTTCGTTTTTTGACTACCAGTGCGATCACTGCAAAGCGGCCTACCCGCTGTTGCATGATTTCGTGGCAAACGACGGCAAGGTGCGCGTGGTCTACGTGAATTACCCCTTCATCGGCCGGGACTCGTTTCGAGCCGGTCTCGCGGTTGAGGCCGCCCGTGCCCAAGGACGGGCGGTCCCGCTGCACGACGCGCTGCTTCGCGACGACGATACGCTCGACGACGCCCGCATTCTCGATCTGGCCACGCTCGTCGGTCTCGATCCCGCGGCACTGGAGGAAGAGATGCGCGAGCGGGAGAAATCGCTGCTCGACCATCTGCCACAGGTGACGGCCTGGTTTGAAGAGCTTCAACTCGAAGGCACTCCTGTTTTGGTGATCGGCGATCAGCAGCTGCATGGTGCCGTGGAGGTCACTCAACTCGCTGCGGCGGTATCACACGTCCGGGCAACAGCTCAACTGACACCGTAA
- the priA gene encoding replication restart helicase PriA — MIVGVHPIAGFDKLLHYKVPARLEDAVAVGSLVRIPIGRRFTLGIVGVVGAPSDFPIDRLKNLTDLVYDFPALPADLLELAKWMAVYYAAPLDGIIETMLPGAVRRAAGLKQEKLIALGTALDDEALAKLEKRAPQQAKLYRFITQQFKPVAKNLVLKRLGVGAGSANALIKQGALREMSQQVKRVAYADDFSEGELVAALPHLLNAEQQAAFDALKVEIAKDEFGVTLLQGVTGSGKTEVYLRAIHEALADGGGVVFLVPEVALTPQTVARLRSRLESIAPDHACVVWHSHLSEGERVDGWHELATGQARIVVGARSAIFAPVQNLRLIVVDEEHEPAYKQDETPRYHGRDVAVMRAKLNGAHCLLGSATPSLESYANAQAGRYKHLHMKQRIDDRELPFIDVVDMRIEIMRSRGLTTLSQKLVHGMQDRFEKKEQTILFLNRRGYSSSMMCRSCGHVEECPHCSISMTYHRTDESLRCHMCGHERGAPVRCPKCEAPDIRWRGTGTQRVEEAVTRVLPRARIERMDTDTMSKKNRFRQVLSEFRAGKIDVLVGTQMIAKGLDFPNVTLVGLVDADMSMHMPDFRATERTFQLLVQVAGRSGRGDRAGVVIVQTFTPQADAIQFSRHADFDGFAEGELKIRKDFQYPPYRHLIHHSFRGPNPEKLLFFAEQWARLVEKEFPDQLEVRGPAPSPIEKVKDHYRFQVWYFTHGVSRVIGKLNQKRREFAWPDDVIQVMDVDPVNLG, encoded by the coding sequence ATGATCGTCGGAGTGCACCCCATTGCCGGTTTCGACAAGCTGCTCCACTATAAGGTGCCGGCTCGGCTGGAGGATGCCGTCGCGGTTGGTTCGCTCGTGCGTATCCCGATCGGTCGCCGATTCACGCTGGGAATCGTGGGGGTGGTGGGCGCGCCCAGTGACTTTCCCATCGACCGGCTGAAGAACCTCACCGACCTCGTTTATGATTTTCCGGCCTTGCCCGCTGATTTGCTGGAGTTGGCCAAATGGATGGCCGTCTACTACGCGGCGCCGCTGGACGGCATCATCGAAACCATGTTGCCTGGTGCGGTCCGTCGGGCGGCGGGCCTTAAGCAGGAAAAATTGATCGCACTCGGCACCGCGCTCGACGACGAGGCGCTGGCCAAACTCGAGAAGCGGGCGCCGCAACAGGCGAAACTTTACCGGTTTATCACGCAGCAATTCAAACCAGTCGCCAAGAACCTCGTGCTGAAGCGGCTGGGCGTGGGCGCGGGCTCGGCGAATGCGTTGATTAAACAAGGCGCGTTGCGCGAAATGTCGCAGCAGGTGAAGCGCGTGGCTTACGCCGACGACTTTTCCGAGGGCGAGCTCGTGGCCGCGTTGCCGCACTTGCTCAATGCGGAACAACAGGCGGCGTTCGACGCGCTCAAAGTTGAGATCGCTAAAGACGAGTTCGGCGTGACGCTGTTGCAGGGCGTCACCGGATCGGGCAAAACCGAGGTCTATTTGCGCGCCATTCACGAAGCATTGGCCGATGGCGGGGGAGTGGTGTTTCTCGTGCCGGAAGTGGCGCTGACCCCGCAAACCGTGGCCCGTCTGCGCAGTCGTCTGGAATCCATCGCGCCCGACCACGCGTGCGTCGTGTGGCACAGTCACTTGAGCGAAGGTGAGCGCGTCGACGGCTGGCACGAACTTGCCACCGGCCAAGCCCGTATCGTGGTCGGAGCGCGCTCGGCGATTTTTGCCCCCGTGCAAAACCTCCGACTCATCGTCGTGGATGAGGAACACGAGCCAGCCTACAAACAGGACGAGACTCCGCGCTATCACGGTCGCGACGTCGCAGTGATGCGCGCGAAACTCAACGGCGCCCACTGCCTGCTCGGCTCGGCCACGCCATCGTTGGAAAGTTACGCGAACGCGCAGGCGGGGCGTTATAAGCACCTGCACATGAAACAGCGCATCGACGACCGCGAACTCCCGTTCATCGACGTCGTCGACATGCGCATCGAGATCATGCGGTCACGCGGACTGACCACGCTCTCGCAGAAACTGGTGCACGGGATGCAGGACCGTTTTGAAAAGAAGGAGCAGACGATTCTGTTTCTCAACCGGCGCGGCTACTCGTCGTCCATGATGTGCCGATCCTGCGGTCACGTGGAGGAGTGCCCGCATTGCAGTATTTCGATGACCTACCATCGCACCGACGAGTCGTTGCGATGTCACATGTGTGGTCACGAACGCGGCGCACCCGTGCGTTGCCCCAAATGCGAGGCGCCGGATATCCGTTGGCGGGGCACCGGCACGCAACGCGTCGAAGAAGCGGTCACCCGCGTGCTGCCGCGGGCGCGCATCGAGCGAATGGATACAGACACGATGTCCAAAAAAAACCGCTTCCGGCAGGTGCTCTCCGAGTTTCGCGCCGGCAAGATCGATGTATTGGTGGGCACGCAGATGATCGCGAAAGGATTGGATTTTCCCAACGTCACCTTGGTGGGTTTGGTCGACGCCGACATGTCGATGCACATGCCGGACTTTCGCGCCACGGAACGCACGTTTCAGTTGCTCGTGCAAGTGGCCGGTCGGTCGGGGCGAGGTGATCGAGCGGGCGTGGTGATCGTGCAGACATTTACGCCGCAAGCCGACGCGATACAGTTCTCACGGCACGCCGATTTCGACGGGTTTGCGGAAGGCGAACTCAAGATCCGCAAGGATTTCCAGTATCCCCCATATCGGCACCTCATTCACCATTCCTTTCGCGGACCCAATCCGGAAAAACTCCTCTTCTTTGCGGAGCAATGGGCGCGTTTGGTGGAGAAGGAATTTCCCGACCAATTGGAAGTGCGCGGCCCCGCGCCATCGCCGATTGAGAAAGTGAAGGATCACTACCGCTTCCAAGTCTGGTATTTCACCCACGGCGTCTCGCGCGTGATCGGGAAACTGAACCAAAAGCGCCGCGAATTCGCCTGGCCCGACGACGTCATCCAAGTCATGGACGTTGATCCGGTAAACCTGGGCTAG
- a CDS encoding glycerophosphodiester phosphodiesterase produces the protein MHSFRLTFWTLILTTTVLWLGCASTPAVEAWSHPSESRAEALLAQPRPLIIAHRGFSEWAPENTLPAFALAIHAEADLVELDYHVTADGVPVVFHDYTLDRTSNAVAQWGGSDWQLEAQPAHVLTDLDAGGWFSSAYAGAKLPTLNESLDFIQGAGGVTLIERKAGSAADCAEIIHAKRLINDVVVQAFDWEFLAALHDAIPTQVLGALGPQKEWDGRKLAAAEKTLSPLWVERAAKSGVRVIGWNRHITAEAVAAAHARGLKIWVYTINELPAAKALLALGVDGIITNNPLRISRLRK, from the coding sequence ATGCACTCATTCCGACTGACTTTCTGGACCTTGATCTTAACGACGACCGTGCTGTGGCTCGGTTGTGCGAGCACGCCCGCTGTCGAGGCATGGTCGCATCCGTCGGAATCGCGCGCCGAAGCGCTGTTGGCGCAGCCTCGACCGCTGATTATTGCGCACCGTGGTTTTAGTGAATGGGCCCCTGAGAATACCCTGCCTGCCTTCGCCTTGGCGATTCATGCCGAAGCCGATTTGGTGGAGTTGGACTATCATGTCACGGCCGATGGAGTGCCGGTGGTGTTTCACGATTATACGCTCGATCGCACTTCGAACGCGGTGGCGCAGTGGGGCGGGAGTGACTGGCAGCTGGAGGCACAACCTGCGCACGTTTTGACCGACCTCGACGCGGGCGGCTGGTTCTCTTCCGCCTACGCGGGTGCGAAACTTCCGACTCTGAATGAATCTCTGGATTTCATTCAAGGGGCTGGTGGCGTCACCTTGATTGAACGCAAAGCCGGTTCCGCAGCCGACTGCGCGGAAATCATTCACGCCAAACGACTGATCAACGACGTCGTGGTGCAGGCCTTTGACTGGGAATTTCTTGCCGCATTGCACGATGCCATACCCACGCAGGTGTTGGGCGCATTGGGACCGCAGAAGGAGTGGGACGGACGAAAGCTCGCGGCCGCAGAGAAAACCCTCTCTCCGCTTTGGGTGGAACGTGCGGCGAAATCGGGAGTCCGCGTGATTGGCTGGAACCGACACATCACCGCGGAAGCCGTGGCGGCGGCTCACGCTCGCGGCCTTAAAATTTGGGTTTACACCATCAACGAATTGCCCGCCGCGAAAGCACTCCTCGCCTTGGGAGTGGATGGCATCATTACCAACAACCCGCTGCGGATCAGTCGCCTCCGGAAGTGA